A region from the Melanotaenia boesemani isolate fMelBoe1 chromosome 11, fMelBoe1.pri, whole genome shotgun sequence genome encodes:
- the LOC121649461 gene encoding arrestin domain-containing protein 3-like, which produces MPSVTSLSIAYEAVNPTGTFSEGDIIMGNVNLVLAKETKVQSLFIKAKGDADVRWTRKHGDRTHTYSAHRRYFKLKQFLIPEDSGEVVLSEGVHVYKFNFKLPTEGMPSTFRGAHGKIVYKLEANLSRSWRMDSSAEKEINFVSKTFPNFHSLMSQQVGSTNKEMGMFSKGHVNMDVTVTKLAYTPGETMMITANINNSSSKEMTPKFTIKQDIVYRASGDTRHESNTVVKVAENAIKPHTQENVTCTLQIPTDQIPTIFNCEIISVEYQLKVYLDISFSFDPEVVFPVVFLPPGFQYSGAMGPHSFAPVGGPSASDFPPPATAMGLYPSFPHSGSYGYPGVHSGLASPAATPNDPPAYAGPPGVYPPQPTHMPGGYYNPVPQMPSPYGSPFSSSSSSSVLQPPPSAPAFYPPPAQSAPLVQPSPSSQFPTAPNYNPMPSAPMMNTDFLSQSDESPPAYSLLFPSSPAERANAK; this is translated from the exons ATGCCTTCTGTCACAAGCCTGTCAATCGCCTACGAGGCAGTGAATCCGACCGGAACGTTTTCTGAGGGAGACATCATCATGGGCAATGTGAATCTTGTCCTAGCAAAGGAGACCAAAGTTCAGAGCCTGTTCATAAAGGCCAAGGGTGACGCCGATGTTCGCTGGACGAGAAAACACGGCGATCGCACGCATACATACTCCGCGCACCGGAGATATTTCAaattaaagcagtttttaatccctgAGGACTCCGGTG AAGTTGTTTTGTCTGAAGGGGTCCATGTTTATAAATTCAACTTTAAGCTACCAACAGA AGGCATGCCTTCAACCTTCAGAGGGGCTCATGGGAAGATAGTCTACAAGCTGGAGGCCAACCTGTCCCGGAGTTGGAGGATGGATTCCTCAGCAGAGAAGGAGATCAATTTTGTCTCAAAGACTTTTCCAAATTTTCACTCTCTTATG TCACAGCAAGTTGGTTCAACAAACAAGGAGATGGGGATGTTCTCAAAAGGACATGTAAACATGGATGTCACAGTTACCAAGTTGGCTTATACTCCAG GTGAGACAATGATGATTACTGCAAATATCAACAATTCTTCATCCAAAGAGATGACTCCCAAATTTACGATAAAACAAGACATTGTGTACCGGGCCAGTGGAGATACCAGACATGAGAGCAACACTGTCGTCAAAGTGGCAGAGAACGCAATTAAACCCCATACACAGGAGAACGTCACGTGCACACTTCAGATTCCCACGGATCagatcccaactatcttcaacTGTGAGATTATCTCAGTGGAATACCAGTTAAAG GTTTATCTGGACATCAGCTTTTCTTTCGATCCAGAGGTTGTGTTCCCAGTGGTCTTTTTACCTCCAGGCTTTCAGTATAGTGGGGCTATGGGCCCCCATTCTTTTGCACCAGTTGGGGGCCCAAGTGCCAGCGATTTCCCACCTCCTGCAACAGCTATGGGTCTTTACCCATCATTTCCACATTCAGGCAGTTACGGATACCCTGGAGTCCACAGTGGTTTAGCATCACCAGCTGCAACACCAAATGACCCACCGGCGTATGCTGGTCCACCTGGTGTATACCCACCTCAACCGACACACATGCCCGGCGGCTACTATAACCCAGTGCCACAGATGCCTTCTCCATATGGTTCTCCAttttcatcctcatcctcatcttctgTGCTTCAACCTCCACCCAGTGCTCCAGCATTTTACCCACCTCCAGCTCAATCAGCCCCACTGGTCCAGCCATCACCTTCCTCTCAGTTCCCAACAGCTCCCAACTACAATCCGATGCCTTCTGCACCGATGATGAATACCGACTTTCTGTCCCAATCGGATGAAAGTCCTCCTGCATATTCACTGCTTTTCCCATCTTCTCCAGCTGAAAGAGCCAATGCCAAATGA
- the LOC121649533 gene encoding uncharacterized protein LOC121649533, giving the protein MGRRSLSFVCLLVLVTFKEVSGLKIRNKLLGKCLQVQEGTRGRVSLGECSSYSPLQEWHWLPEGNALSSHHTGECLTAPRGEYEGVHLQPCIFRAGEAAIDMGRGANSQAWTCSKKGHLILIWSGRHLSATQESTLVFLSKDHKQGSRWRTLDNQTLCNGRDKNVPNQPQHQLEDLQPETSPSDMSDINRQDETSEDVMDTNGTERYSVKDVTNYSLSTKSPADPTMIFFRMDYGMGWKITMLVLSSLALVLGTVILILNVYSNRRKKVVCVLKSYTPRTEMSVPGSPLPCERAPLTEHAMHLPHSSPALQRGEILIEWKDGTVTPLYEA; this is encoded by the exons ATGGGAAGAAGAAGCCTATCGTTCGTctgtctgcttgttttggtCACCTTTAAAg AGGTTTCTGGCTTAAAGATTCGGAACAAGCTGCTGGGTAAATGCTTGCAGGTGCAAGAAGGAACAAGAGGAAGAGTGTCATTAGGAGAATGCAGCTCATATTCACCTCTACAGGAATGGCATTGGTTGCCAGAGGGCAATGCACTCAGCAGTCACCACACTGGAGAGTGTCTGACTGCACCAAGAGGGGAGTATGAAGGTGTCCATCTGCAGCCCTGCATCTTTAGAGCCGGAGAGGCTGCGATAGATATGGGAAGGGGAGCAAACAGCCAGGCATGGACCTGCTCAAAGAAAGGCCACCTCATTCTCATATGGAGTGGACGGCACCTTAGCGCTACACAAGAATCCACTTTGGTCTTTCTGTCAAAGGACCATAAGCAG GGCAGCAGGTGGCGAACTCTCGACAACCAGACATTGTGCAATGGGAGAGATAAAAATGTCCCAAACCAGCCACAACACCAACTGGAGGACTTGCAACCAGAGACTTCTCCAAGCGATATGTCTGATATAAACAGGCAGGATGAAACAT cTGAAGATGTAATGGACACAAATGGTACTGAACGATATTCAGTAAAAGATGTAACTAATTACTCATTGAGCACCAAGTCCCCTGCTGACCCAACCATGATATTTTTCAGGATGGACTATG GGATGGGCTGGAAGATAACAATGTTGGTGCTAAGCTCTTTAGCTCTGGTCCTGGGGACTGTTATTCTTATCCTCAATGTGTACTCTAATAG AAGGAAAAAAGTGGTTTGTGTCTTAAAGTCATACACTCCAAGGACAGAGATGAGTGTTCCTGGATCCCCACTGCCCTGTGAAAGAGCCCCGCTGACCGAGCATGCCATGCACCTCCCACACTCCTCCCCCGCTTTACAGCGTGGAGAAATCCTGATTGAGTGGAAAGATGGCACTGTTACTCCACTGTACGAAGCCTGA
- the LOC121649532 gene encoding arrestin domain-containing protein 3-like: MSPIKDFQITCEALNEAGTFSAGDTVIGEVTFYLTKDTHVKSLLVKAKGEAHVYWTEGSGDDSKSYSAHKRYFKDKKYLVGENAKDNKLHRGLHNFKFRLTIPHGNMPPSFKGNHGYIVYKVEAKLSRSFRMSSTAQKELDFVSKSSPCTSQCPQSGSVKKEMGGFSRGEVQMSATVDRQYFSPGDNLSVVAKICNSSSKKMRPKFKLLQKTTYHAGSSSNTSYTTLFKMVGDTIQANSEETASCKVTIPLDAMYTLSNCEIISVEYHIKVYLDISFAIDPEVVFPLVIGPYSSGACDDMGPYQAGMFGAPSYSDFPTSTFTGFSPVPIGSGYHALDPTQQGYTPSGYNNQWTQNTIPYGFSATPFMPPSVHPPATEQPPSYMYLHPNADKNG, from the exons ATGTCTCCGATCAAGGACTTCCAAATAACTTGTGAAGCCCTTAACGAAGCCGGCACTTTTTCTGCAGGAGATACTGTCATAGGTGAAGTAACTTTCTATCTGACTAAAGACACCCATGTGAAAAGCCTTCTTGTAAAAGCCAAAGGAGAGGCGCATGTTTATTGGACGGAAGGAAGCGGAGACGATTCGAAGTCGTACTCTGCGCACAAGAGAtactttaaagacaaaaaatactTGGTGGGAGAAAATGCCAAAG ACAATAAACTTCACAGAGGGTTGCATAATTTTAAGTTCAGGCTTACAATACCCCATGG GAACATGCCACCATCCTTTAAAGGAAATCATGGATATATTGTCTACAAGGTGGAAGCAAAGCTATCCAGGAGCTTTCGGATGTCATCGACAGCACAGAAAGAGTTAGATTTTGTGTCAAAATCCTCACCATGCACTAGTCAA TGCCCCCAGTCTGGTTCTGTGAAGAAAGAAATGGGTGGTTTCTCCAGAGGAGAAGTCCAAATGTCTGCTACTGTTGACAGACAATATTTCTCTCCAG GTGACAATTTATCTGTTGTTGCCAAAATCTGCAACTCCTCCTCCAAAAAGATGAGGCCAAAATTCAAattgctgcagaaaacaacctACCATGCTGGTTCTTCTTCTAATACTAGCTACACGACCTTGTTTAAAATGGTTGGGGACACTATCCAAGCAAACTCTGAGGAAACAGCCTCCTGCAAAGTGACGATTCCTCTTGACGCCATGTACACTCTCAGTAACTGTGAAATCATCTCAGTTGAATATCACATCAAG GTGTATTTGGATATTAGTTTTGCCATTGACCCAGAGGTGGTGTTTCCACTGGTTATTGGTCCATATAGCTCTGGAGCTTGTGACGATATGGGGCCTTATCAAGCTGGCATGTTTGGGGCCCCAAGTTACAGTGACTTCCCTACCTCCACCTTTACTGGATTTAGTCCTGTACCCATTGGTTCAGGCTACCATGCACTGGATCCCACTCAGCAAGGATACACACCAAGTGGTTATAACAACCAGTGGACACAAAATACCATTCCATACGGGTTTTCAGCGACTCCTTTTATGCCACCATCAGTGCATCCTCCGGCCACTGAGCAGCCCCCATCATATATGTACCTTCACCCCAATGCTGACAAGAATGGCTAA